One Microbacterium keratanolyticum DNA window includes the following coding sequences:
- a CDS encoding cytochrome c biogenesis CcdA family protein, which produces MEIGLLGAFVGGILTLLSPCSVMLLPAFFSYAFTSPGTLIARTGLFYLGLITTLVPLGVLAGTLGAFVNEHRFTFVTIASVIVIVLGLLMLLNIPLPFLSSGAGLQSTTPVSVYALGTVYGLAGVCAGPLLGAVLTVAAVSGNAIMGGVTLLFFAAGMALPLLVLALVWGRLPIARRLVRPREVRIGHWRNTWTGIVGGALTVTLGVFLLVTSGTSSLGGLLSASTQVKVEGWAYEATRGVPDSVVLIVVLVIAAGAWGVSRMLRARADAAAQRAGEGS; this is translated from the coding sequence ATGGAGATCGGACTGCTGGGAGCGTTTGTCGGCGGCATCCTGACCCTGCTCAGCCCCTGCTCGGTGATGCTGCTGCCTGCCTTCTTCTCGTATGCATTCACGAGCCCCGGCACACTCATCGCCCGTACCGGGCTCTTCTACCTCGGGCTCATCACGACCCTCGTGCCTCTCGGCGTGCTCGCGGGCACGCTCGGTGCGTTCGTGAACGAGCACCGCTTCACCTTCGTGACGATCGCGTCGGTGATCGTGATCGTGCTCGGGCTGCTCATGCTGCTCAACATCCCGCTGCCGTTCCTGAGCTCCGGGGCGGGACTGCAGAGCACGACACCGGTCTCGGTGTACGCGCTCGGCACCGTCTACGGCCTCGCCGGTGTCTGCGCGGGTCCACTCCTCGGAGCCGTGCTCACCGTCGCCGCGGTCAGCGGGAACGCGATCATGGGCGGGGTCACGCTGCTCTTCTTCGCTGCGGGCATGGCGCTGCCGCTGCTCGTCCTCGCGCTGGTGTGGGGACGCTTGCCGATCGCGCGACGGCTCGTGCGCCCGCGCGAGGTGCGGATCGGGCACTGGCGCAACACGTGGACCGGTATCGTCGGCGGCGCGCTCACGGTGACCTTGGGTGTCTTCCTGCTCGTCACGAGCGGCACGTCCTCGCTCGGCGGCCTGCTCTCGGCCTCGACGCAGGTCAAAGTCGAAGGGTGGGCGTACGAGGCGACTCGCGGCGTGCCCGACTCCGTCGTCCTGATCGTGGTGCTGGTGATCGCGGCAGGCGCGTGGGGTGTCAGCCGGATGCTCCGTGCGAGGGCGGATGCTGCGGCGCAGCGAGCAGGCGAAGGCTCCTAG
- a CDS encoding DsbA family protein — MSTPAEPGLKELQSKVTFYRRLTIGLALLVAFLAMVVIAQLTGSGQEKAPLADKPAAAESPAGAAQDAPYIRRDADDPMAIGDVDAPVVLVQWTDMRCPFCAAVHRDTLPTVIQEYVDSGKVRLELNDVSFFGEESETAAVAARAAAAQDMYFEYLDAVFGAAPGTGHAELPREKLIAFAEEVGIPDIAKFTADLDDPALRTAVQTSTAEAQRLGVSAVPFFVADGTALSGAQPIAIFRDFLDNAVDSKG; from the coding sequence ATGAGCACTCCCGCAGAGCCCGGTCTCAAGGAACTCCAGTCGAAGGTCACTTTCTACCGACGCCTGACGATCGGGCTGGCGCTGCTGGTGGCTTTCCTTGCGATGGTCGTGATCGCGCAGCTCACCGGATCGGGGCAGGAGAAGGCTCCGCTGGCGGACAAGCCGGCGGCGGCCGAGAGCCCGGCAGGCGCCGCGCAGGACGCGCCGTACATCCGCCGCGACGCGGACGACCCCATGGCGATCGGTGACGTGGATGCTCCTGTCGTGCTCGTGCAGTGGACCGACATGCGCTGCCCGTTCTGCGCCGCCGTCCACCGCGACACGCTTCCCACCGTGATTCAGGAGTACGTCGACAGCGGCAAGGTGCGCCTCGAGCTCAACGACGTGTCCTTCTTCGGCGAGGAGTCAGAGACGGCGGCCGTCGCTGCCCGTGCGGCAGCCGCGCAGGACATGTACTTCGAGTACCTGGACGCGGTCTTCGGTGCGGCGCCGGGCACCGGTCATGCGGAGCTCCCTCGTGAGAAGCTGATCGCCTTCGCAGAGGAGGTCGGCATCCCTGACATTGCAAAGTTCACCGCCGACCTCGACGACCCCGCGCTGCGGACCGCGGTGCAGACCAGCACGGCCGAGGCGCAGCGGCTCGGTGTGAGTGCTGTCCCGTTCTTCGTCGCCGACGGCACGGCGCTCTCGGGTGCGCAGCCGATCGCGATCTTCCGCGACTTCCTCGACAACGCGGTCGACAGCAAGGGCTGA
- a CDS encoding GntR family transcriptional regulator: MHDADSSASARAYRSIRDAILDGSYPPGDMLGESSLAASLEMSRTPVRAALARLQDEGWIVIYPKRGAVVQGLSERTIVDLDDARLILESTAVGRAPQLLRERLADRLKESVDAQRAAFRRGDVREFVELTMRFHRGFVEAGGNSVLLELYDRLADRQRFVLFDAGDRLLDRCAEIIQEHLALTDLLRAGDAIGFSAALRTHISEVTNPARPVHEFDGVTTFPPLT; encoded by the coding sequence GTGCACGACGCAGACTCCAGCGCATCAGCGCGGGCATATCGCAGCATCCGAGATGCGATCCTCGACGGCTCGTACCCACCCGGCGACATGCTCGGCGAATCCTCTCTCGCCGCCTCACTGGAAATGAGCCGCACTCCCGTGCGCGCCGCACTCGCGCGATTGCAGGACGAGGGCTGGATCGTCATCTATCCCAAGCGCGGCGCGGTGGTGCAGGGACTCAGCGAACGCACGATCGTCGATCTCGACGACGCACGCCTCATCCTCGAATCCACCGCCGTCGGTCGCGCCCCCCAGCTTCTGCGCGAGCGCCTCGCCGATCGGCTGAAGGAATCGGTCGACGCGCAACGCGCTGCGTTCAGGCGTGGAGACGTGCGCGAGTTCGTCGAACTGACGATGCGATTCCACCGCGGCTTCGTCGAAGCCGGCGGCAACAGCGTGCTCCTGGAACTCTACGATCGCCTCGCCGACCGGCAGCGTTTCGTGCTCTTCGACGCCGGCGACCGGCTGCTCGATCGCTGCGCGGAAATCATCCAGGAGCACCTCGCGCTCACCGACCTCCTGCGCGCCGGCGACGCCATCGGCTTCTCTGCGGCGCTGCGCACCCACATCTCAGAGGTCACCAACCCCGCGCGGCCGGTGCACGAGTTCGACGGTGTGACCACGTTTCCGCCCCTGACCTGA
- a CDS encoding GNAT family N-acetyltransferase — protein sequence MPNINDSDGSADNPIVVRPIMQADAGQVLTIQRAAFVSEALIYGDPNQPALTQTLEQLEAELRDAKGFVAVQGERVVGAVRARENEGTLQIGRVAVAPDLQGEGIGRRLLDAIENDTDCSEAELFTGSLSEANIELYKDCGYREAERIEQGDGTAQVFMRKRLR from the coding sequence ATGCCGAACATCAATGACTCCGACGGATCCGCAGACAACCCGATTGTCGTCCGCCCCATCATGCAGGCGGATGCGGGCCAGGTGCTGACGATCCAACGCGCGGCCTTCGTGTCCGAGGCGCTCATCTATGGCGACCCGAACCAGCCGGCCCTCACTCAGACGCTCGAACAGCTGGAAGCGGAGCTCCGAGACGCGAAGGGTTTCGTCGCTGTGCAGGGCGAGCGGGTTGTCGGGGCCGTCCGTGCGCGCGAGAACGAGGGGACACTGCAGATCGGACGCGTCGCGGTCGCCCCCGACCTGCAGGGCGAGGGCATCGGTCGCAGGCTTCTGGACGCGATCGAGAACGACACGGATTGCAGCGAGGCCGAGCTGTTCACCGGCAGCCTCAGCGAGGCGAACATCGAGCTCTACAAGGACTGCGGGTACCGCGAGGCGGAGCGCATCGAGCAGGGCGACGGCACTGCGCAGGTCTTCATGCGCAAGCGGCTCAGGTAG
- a CDS encoding phosphotransferase family protein — MARLDFAELPSDIRERVEQVAGAPVHEATTQSGGFSAGVASRVSFIDGQRLFVKAVSASAEGTFELYQREAAVLRAIPRDLPAAHLVDAFTQDEWTVLVIEDVEGRHPQSSSAEDTRHVLDSLAALTASSTDADLPSLGDELAGDALSWGRLEEDGLLETTTPWCQDNFAFLRAAGERVASAVAGDRLIHGDLRADNMLIDAAGHAHLLDWPWACRGAGWVDAFLYLLDVQVADAAADVTPFLDHRVFAGARTEDQISLLSAISGAWFEKCRWPAPPGMTTLREFQRREAITSVEWITRLAT, encoded by the coding sequence ATGGCACGCCTCGACTTCGCAGAACTTCCCTCCGACATTCGCGAGCGCGTCGAGCAGGTCGCCGGAGCCCCGGTTCACGAAGCCACGACGCAGAGCGGAGGATTCTCGGCGGGCGTGGCATCCCGGGTGTCGTTCATCGACGGCCAGCGGCTCTTCGTCAAGGCCGTATCGGCCAGCGCGGAAGGGACGTTCGAGCTCTACCAGCGGGAGGCTGCGGTGCTGCGGGCGATTCCGCGCGACCTCCCCGCTGCCCATCTCGTGGATGCGTTCACGCAGGACGAGTGGACTGTTCTCGTTATCGAGGACGTCGAGGGGAGGCATCCGCAGAGTTCCTCTGCCGAGGACACCCGGCATGTTCTCGATTCCCTCGCCGCGCTGACCGCCTCGTCGACCGACGCCGATCTTCCGTCACTCGGAGACGAGCTCGCGGGCGATGCGCTCTCGTGGGGACGCCTCGAGGAGGACGGGCTGCTCGAGACCACGACGCCCTGGTGCCAGGACAATTTCGCCTTTCTCCGGGCCGCAGGGGAGCGCGTCGCATCCGCGGTCGCCGGCGATCGCCTGATCCACGGCGACCTCCGTGCCGACAACATGCTCATCGATGCGGCGGGGCACGCCCACCTGCTCGACTGGCCCTGGGCATGCAGGGGTGCGGGCTGGGTGGATGCCTTTCTGTACCTGCTGGATGTGCAGGTGGCGGATGCTGCCGCCGATGTCACCCCGTTTCTCGACCACCGGGTGTTCGCCGGTGCTCGTACGGAGGATCAGATCTCGCTGCTGTCGGCGATCTCCGGAGCCTGGTTCGAGAAATGCCGCTGGCCGGCGCCTCCCGGGATGACGACGCTTCGCGAGTTTCAGCGTCGCGAAGCGATCACCTCCGTGGAGTGGATCACGCGGCTCGCTACCTGA
- a CDS encoding alpha/beta fold hydrolase — protein MNEMAESPAQKPRAHPRLRRTFLIIACALVALVGILAVAFGPRLFGDQLDQKALAEFYDAPAEVAGEPGSIVRIEPLQGHPFDAMAWRILYRTTDVNGAPQLASGVVITPNGDAPDGGRTVLAWGHPTTGSARDCAPSRGFDPFLDIEGLRMLLDRGYTVVATDYVGMGVAGPDSYLVGDTAAHSMLDAVRAARAIEEADAGASVVLWGHSQGGQAALFAAEYAPTYAPELRIDAVAVAAPAAELGSLMQAHLDDVSGATIGSYAFRSYADVYRDRGADLATILTPGAREILPEMNALCLLSDLDELHKIAEPVVGKFFLSDPTTTEPWATLLRENSAGALTFDAPLFVAQGLKDQLVVPDSTKQFAQAQREHGMDVTYHPIALADHGTVAYLALIALEEWLDAQGV, from the coding sequence ATGAACGAGATGGCGGAGAGTCCCGCTCAGAAGCCCCGCGCGCATCCACGGCTTCGCCGCACGTTCCTCATCATCGCGTGCGCGCTCGTCGCCCTCGTCGGCATCCTCGCGGTCGCATTCGGCCCCCGCCTGTTCGGCGATCAGCTCGATCAGAAGGCACTCGCCGAGTTCTACGACGCACCGGCCGAGGTCGCCGGTGAGCCCGGGTCGATCGTCCGGATCGAGCCGCTGCAGGGACATCCGTTCGACGCCATGGCGTGGCGCATCCTCTATCGCACGACCGATGTGAACGGTGCTCCGCAACTCGCGAGCGGCGTCGTGATCACTCCGAACGGAGACGCCCCCGATGGCGGACGCACGGTGCTCGCCTGGGGACATCCGACGACCGGCTCCGCCCGCGATTGTGCACCGTCGCGAGGTTTCGATCCGTTCCTCGACATCGAGGGGCTTCGGATGCTGCTGGATCGCGGCTACACGGTGGTCGCGACCGACTACGTCGGCATGGGAGTGGCGGGGCCCGATTCGTACCTCGTCGGGGATACCGCCGCGCACAGCATGCTCGACGCGGTGCGGGCGGCGCGGGCGATCGAGGAGGCGGATGCGGGGGCATCCGTAGTCCTCTGGGGGCATTCGCAGGGGGGTCAGGCGGCCCTCTTCGCCGCCGAGTATGCGCCGACCTACGCGCCAGAGCTGCGCATCGACGCGGTGGCGGTGGCAGCACCGGCGGCGGAGCTGGGCTCGCTCATGCAGGCGCATCTCGATGACGTGTCGGGCGCGACGATCGGCTCGTACGCGTTCCGGTCATACGCCGACGTCTACCGTGATCGTGGCGCCGATCTCGCCACAATCCTCACCCCGGGGGCGCGCGAGATCCTTCCCGAGATGAACGCGCTCTGTCTGCTCAGCGACCTGGACGAGCTCCACAAGATCGCCGAGCCCGTCGTGGGAAAGTTCTTCCTCTCCGACCCGACGACGACAGAACCATGGGCGACGCTGCTGCGAGAGAACTCGGCGGGGGCGCTGACCTTCGACGCCCCGCTCTTCGTCGCCCAGGGGTTGAAAGATCAGCTAGTGGTCCCTGACAGCACGAAGCAGTTCGCACAGGCCCAGCGAGAGCACGGGATGGATGTGACCTACCACCCGATCGCGCTCGCCGATCACGGCACTGTCGCCTACCTGGCGCTGATCGCACTCGAGGAATGGTTGGACGCGCAGGGGGTCTGA
- a CDS encoding CDGSH iron-sulfur domain-containing protein, whose translation MSGRHEPATVTAYPDGPLIVRGDVQLETADGEPIERHRKTLALCRCGLSAIKPFCDGTHKAAGFRTDD comes from the coding sequence GTGAGCGGGCGACACGAACCCGCGACGGTCACCGCGTATCCCGACGGGCCGCTGATCGTCCGGGGCGACGTGCAGCTGGAGACCGCGGATGGCGAGCCGATCGAACGGCACCGAAAGACGCTCGCACTCTGTCGTTGCGGTCTCTCTGCGATCAAGCCGTTCTGCGATGGCACGCACAAGGCAGCCGGGTTCCGTACCGACGACTGA
- a CDS encoding iron-containing redox enzyme family protein produces the protein MTYIALAHPTSVPCSPRGALSESVLHALTSDARTALGEVVEEALVRCGDILRDDDIQLALFLLYASAYGSLPGLDAGREWDPDLIRARQRLEREFERVLRAAVAPPELPEPTEDAVARALFALVAGDTGPSLSRYLARKATLEQAREFFIHRSIYTLREADPHSWAIPRLTGRPKAALVEIQADEYGGGRPERVHAEIFAKAVRGAGLDDTYGAYIDDVPAITLASHNMMSMFGLNRRLIGAIVGHLAAFEMTSSIPNKLYGDGLRRLGFGEDVTDYFDEHVEADAVHEQIAARDLAGALAEERPDLLADIMFGAAACLTIDGAVGEHILTAWRRGTSSLREGAAQ, from the coding sequence ATGACTTACATCGCCCTGGCCCATCCCACCTCTGTTCCGTGCTCGCCGCGTGGCGCGCTCAGCGAGAGTGTCCTCCACGCACTCACCTCGGATGCTCGCACTGCACTGGGTGAGGTTGTCGAGGAGGCGCTGGTGCGCTGCGGTGACATCCTTCGCGATGACGACATCCAGCTCGCCCTGTTTCTGCTCTACGCGTCGGCGTACGGCTCGCTGCCCGGGCTCGACGCCGGGCGGGAGTGGGACCCGGATCTGATCCGCGCACGGCAGAGGTTGGAGCGTGAGTTCGAGCGCGTTCTGCGGGCCGCGGTTGCCCCGCCCGAGCTTCCCGAGCCGACGGAGGATGCGGTCGCCAGGGCGCTGTTCGCTCTCGTGGCCGGGGACACGGGGCCCAGCCTCTCCCGGTACCTGGCGAGGAAGGCAACCCTCGAGCAGGCGCGGGAGTTCTTCATCCACCGGTCGATCTACACGCTGCGCGAGGCGGATCCGCACTCCTGGGCCATCCCGCGCCTGACCGGCAGGCCGAAGGCGGCGCTGGTCGAGATCCAGGCGGATGAGTATGGCGGAGGACGCCCGGAGCGGGTGCACGCGGAGATCTTCGCGAAGGCGGTTCGCGGCGCCGGCCTCGATGACACCTATGGCGCCTACATCGACGATGTGCCTGCCATCACTCTCGCCTCGCACAACATGATGTCGATGTTCGGGCTGAACCGGCGGCTGATCGGGGCGATCGTCGGCCATCTTGCGGCGTTCGAGATGACCTCCTCGATTCCGAACAAGCTGTACGGAGATGGCCTGCGGCGTCTGGGCTTCGGCGAGGATGTCACCGACTACTTCGACGAGCATGTGGAAGCGGATGCAGTGCACGAGCAGATCGCGGCTCGTGATCTCGCCGGCGCACTGGCCGAGGAACGCCCCGACCTGCTCGCCGACATCATGTTCGGTGCCGCAGCATGTCTGACGATCGACGGTGCGGTCGGGGAGCACATCCTCACCGCGTGGCGGCGCGGAACCTCCTCGCTGCGAGAAGGAGCGGCGCAGTGA
- a CDS encoding NUDIX domain-containing protein: MSIDRSRIRVKAMLIAPNAAGSAHAVSLNVPTAENPNGFHRLIGGSVEHGETHRAAIEREVAEELSATIGDLRYLGVVENIFRYEGEAGHEIVFVYTGRLDPEPAEAGATLTESNGEIVPVVWRSFADDGEALPLYPAGAMELFRLEGAQPAP; the protein is encoded by the coding sequence GTGTCGATCGATCGAAGCCGCATCCGTGTCAAGGCGATGCTCATAGCGCCGAATGCCGCGGGCTCCGCGCACGCGGTGAGTCTCAACGTCCCCACAGCAGAGAACCCGAACGGATTCCACCGCCTCATCGGCGGCAGCGTCGAACACGGCGAGACCCATCGCGCGGCCATTGAGCGCGAGGTGGCGGAGGAACTCTCGGCGACGATCGGCGACCTGCGCTACCTCGGCGTGGTCGAGAACATCTTCCGATACGAGGGCGAGGCCGGACACGAGATCGTCTTCGTCTACACCGGACGCCTCGACCCCGAACCCGCGGAGGCCGGTGCAACCCTCACAGAGAGCAATGGTGAGATCGTGCCTGTCGTGTGGCGGTCATTCGCGGATGACGGCGAGGCGCTTCCGCTCTATCCGGCGGGCGCGATGGAGCTCTTCCGGCTCGAGGGAGCGCAGCCCGCGCCGTAG
- a CDS encoding acyl-CoA desaturase — protein sequence MDGIRSTAHARPRDAVSRGSSTFTELAQQVRERGLLRRRYGYYWSKLIGAPLVLASCLLVFVWIGDTWWQLLGVAFAPNHKGMPIVPRELTLDFLRRQVMMSRNIRGNRALDIAMGGLNYQIEHHLFPSMPRPHLRRAAPMIAAYCREQGVPYTQVGLFASYAIVIRYINRVGLGERDVFTCPLADQRSHIGALTT from the coding sequence ATGGACGGCATCCGTTCTACCGCCCACGCCCGCCCACGCGACGCGGTGTCGCGCGGGTCGAGCACGTTCACGGAGCTGGCTCAGCAGGTCCGCGAACGAGGACTGCTGCGCCGAAGGTACGGCTACTACTGGTCGAAACTCATCGGCGCACCGCTTGTTCTGGCATCCTGCCTTCTCGTTTTCGTCTGGATCGGAGACACATGGTGGCAGCTCTTGGGCGTGGCGTTCGCACCGAACCACAAGGGAATGCCGATCGTTCCGCGTGAGCTGACGCTGGACTTCCTTCGCCGCCAGGTGATGATGAGCCGCAACATCCGAGGCAACAGGGCGCTCGACATCGCGATGGGCGGGCTGAATTACCAGATCGAGCACCATCTCTTCCCGTCGATGCCGCGCCCGCACCTACGACGCGCGGCACCCATGATCGCTGCGTACTGCCGCGAGCAAGGGGTGCCGTACACACAGGTGGGGCTCTTCGCCTCCTATGCAATCGTGATCCGTTACATCAATCGCGTCGGGCTGGGCGAGCGAGATGTGTTCACCTGCCCGCTCGCCGATCAACGCAGCCACATCGGTGCTCTCACGACGTAG
- a CDS encoding diacylglycerol/lipid kinase family protein — protein sequence MRHAAVVYNPHRTSPDGLRAVFDAAEARHGWATTRWYPTRERDSGVSAAQEALDGGAAVVAVAGGDGTVRAVAEVLRGSRTPLALVPSGTGNLLARNLSIPLNDIDGCVEAAFSGPFRAIDVGVIDLDDGSGDRRTHAFMVMAGIGLDAEMAEYTSAFAKKHLGWLAYVGPIARSILRHRSFRLDYRIDEESVRSTGAHTIIVGNCGTLTGNMLLIPKATIDDGKLDVVMMRPRRRFGWAQIGTRLTLQGIARTSAFSRRMLHRAPQLHTLAYAQAERFEARFETPHMIELDGDSFGLVLRARIHVQSGALLISSGVSARQATLATSEPQAG from the coding sequence GTGAGGCACGCGGCCGTCGTCTACAACCCTCACCGAACCTCACCTGACGGTCTTCGCGCGGTATTTGACGCGGCCGAGGCACGCCACGGATGGGCGACGACGCGCTGGTATCCGACGCGCGAACGTGACTCCGGCGTCAGCGCCGCGCAGGAAGCGCTCGACGGAGGGGCGGCGGTCGTGGCTGTCGCAGGCGGTGACGGGACCGTCCGGGCGGTCGCCGAAGTTCTGCGCGGATCCCGCACGCCCCTTGCTCTTGTCCCGTCGGGTACCGGCAACCTCCTGGCACGTAACCTCAGCATCCCCCTCAACGACATCGACGGATGCGTTGAGGCTGCTTTCTCTGGTCCGTTTCGCGCCATCGATGTCGGCGTCATCGACTTAGACGATGGGTCCGGCGACCGTCGCACGCATGCCTTCATGGTCATGGCCGGTATCGGTCTTGACGCCGAGATGGCGGAGTACACGAGCGCGTTCGCGAAGAAACACCTCGGCTGGCTCGCATACGTCGGCCCGATCGCGAGGTCGATCCTTCGACACCGGAGCTTCAGACTTGACTATCGGATCGACGAAGAATCCGTGCGCTCGACCGGCGCGCACACGATCATCGTCGGAAACTGCGGAACCCTGACCGGCAACATGCTGCTGATTCCCAAGGCCACGATCGACGACGGGAAACTGGACGTCGTGATGATGCGCCCTCGCCGCCGTTTCGGTTGGGCGCAGATCGGCACGCGTCTGACTTTGCAGGGCATCGCCCGCACCTCGGCATTCAGCCGGAGGATGCTGCATCGAGCTCCTCAGCTGCACACGCTCGCTTACGCACAGGCCGAGCGCTTCGAGGCTCGCTTCGAGACCCCGCACATGATCGAACTCGACGGAGACAGCTTCGGGTTGGTTCTGCGTGCGCGGATCCACGTGCAATCGGGCGCGCTGCTGATCAGCAGCGGGGTTTCCGCGCGACAGGCCACGCTCGCGACGAGTGAACCGCAAGCCGGCTGA
- a CDS encoding histidine phosphatase family protein, producing MDRMQRVYVVTHPESTHHVEGLVGGWYDSTLTARGIAQAEKIGAFLRDAIPGDTTPLLISSDLQRTAQTAASIGEALGVEPVLDADLREKSYGVAGGRPQAWLDERFIFPPARGERLDHDEGIEGGETKRQAIERAYAAVARWEAHAADTRIIVTHGGTANWVIAAWMGIPVEACAHAAFRLPSGSVTILEEDDVFHNRTLVSLGKSEF from the coding sequence ATGGATCGAATGCAGCGGGTCTACGTCGTCACTCATCCAGAGTCCACCCATCACGTCGAGGGGCTGGTCGGCGGATGGTACGACTCGACCCTGACGGCGCGAGGCATCGCCCAGGCGGAGAAGATCGGCGCGTTCCTGCGCGATGCGATCCCCGGCGACACCACGCCGCTGCTGATCTCGTCTGACCTGCAGCGGACGGCGCAGACGGCAGCATCCATCGGCGAAGCCCTCGGAGTCGAGCCCGTTCTCGATGCCGATCTGCGCGAGAAGTCCTACGGTGTGGCCGGCGGCCGCCCACAGGCGTGGCTCGATGAGCGCTTCATCTTTCCGCCCGCGCGCGGCGAGCGACTCGATCACGACGAGGGCATCGAGGGTGGCGAGACGAAGCGGCAGGCGATCGAACGCGCCTACGCCGCCGTCGCCCGGTGGGAAGCGCATGCTGCCGACACCCGGATCATCGTCACGCACGGAGGAACCGCAAACTGGGTCATTGCCGCCTGGATGGGCATCCCCGTCGAAGCCTGCGCTCACGCCGCGTTCCGCCTTCCGTCCGGCAGCGTGACGATCCTCGAAGAGGACGACGTCTTCCACAACCGCACGCTCGTCTCGCTCGGCAAGAGCGAGTTCTAG
- a CDS encoding aminoglycoside phosphotransferase family protein: MAAAPEEISSSLVRSLVSEQFPQWSELPIRPVDVQGWDNRTFRLGDRMSVRLPSADGYVAGLVREEQTLAVLDSRLCIAIPRVIATGAPSTAFTRPWSIREWIDGHTLTAVEPRDRERAINNVGDALRDLQACDTAGGPWAGSASAYRGCHVSAVGEEVQVGLPVLPRGQADGCRALWDAAVTTVWTAPPVWVHGDIAPGNMLFGHGGHLEALIDFGQTCIGDPACDLAFAWLSCSSHERDRLRARLELPEDAWLRGAAWALWKALISSPEEMLTKYGRSRDAVLSDIAGACS, from the coding sequence ATGGCCGCAGCTCCCGAAGAGATCAGTTCTTCGTTGGTTCGCTCCCTGGTTTCGGAACAGTTTCCCCAGTGGTCTGAACTGCCGATCCGACCAGTGGATGTGCAGGGATGGGACAACCGCACCTTCCGGCTTGGTGACCGGATGTCGGTCCGCCTCCCGAGCGCCGACGGCTACGTCGCAGGCCTCGTCCGGGAGGAGCAGACCCTCGCGGTCCTCGACTCCCGACTTTGCATCGCGATCCCCCGCGTGATCGCGACCGGGGCGCCTTCGACGGCATTCACCCGGCCCTGGTCGATCCGCGAGTGGATTGACGGGCACACCTTGACTGCGGTGGAACCGCGCGACCGCGAGCGCGCCATCAACAACGTCGGTGACGCGCTGAGAGATCTGCAGGCCTGCGATACCGCGGGAGGGCCATGGGCGGGAAGCGCGTCTGCGTACCGCGGATGTCACGTCAGTGCGGTGGGCGAAGAGGTGCAGGTCGGGCTCCCCGTTCTGCCCAGAGGGCAGGCTGACGGATGCCGGGCCCTCTGGGATGCGGCCGTGACCACGGTGTGGACTGCGCCGCCGGTGTGGGTCCATGGCGATATCGCGCCAGGCAACATGCTGTTCGGTCACGGTGGTCATCTGGAGGCGCTCATCGACTTCGGACAGACGTGCATCGGGGATCCCGCCTGCGACCTGGCCTTCGCATGGTTGAGCTGCAGCTCTCACGAACGTGACCGGTTGCGCGCCCGGCTGGAACTGCCGGAGGATGCATGGCTACGAGGAGCAGCCTGGGCACTCTGGAAGGCCCTGATCAGTTCCCCCGAAGAGATGCTCACCAAGTACGGGCGCTCACGGGATGCCGTGCTGAGCGATATTGCCGGCGCGTGCTCCTGA
- a CDS encoding nuclear transport factor 2 family protein, with amino-acid sequence MSAIDDRRWDDLAGYLHDDFSCRYVHTGESFDRASWIRLNAEYPGFEHLRVEEIVGDSDRAACRSHVTGRGREGVDHFECATFVRVRDGLIHEMTEVWTDVSQTAPVGTRPDTTSSV; translated from the coding sequence ATGTCCGCGATCGATGATCGCCGCTGGGATGACTTGGCTGGGTACCTTCATGACGATTTCTCGTGCCGATACGTTCATACCGGCGAGTCCTTCGATCGTGCGTCGTGGATCCGGCTGAACGCGGAGTATCCAGGATTCGAACACCTTCGTGTCGAAGAGATCGTCGGAGATTCGGACCGTGCGGCCTGTCGTTCGCATGTCACAGGGCGCGGTCGTGAAGGCGTGGATCACTTCGAGTGTGCGACGTTCGTCCGAGTGCGGGATGGGCTGATTCATGAGATGACCGAGGTCTGGACAGACGTTTCGCAGACCGCGCCCGTTGGCACCCGGCCAGACACGACGTCGTCCGTCTGA